One window of Microbacterium sp. Root61 genomic DNA carries:
- a CDS encoding AAA family ATPase: MGREDAATAVTVNPGDLGLAEPGVTVMHVAEPERDRLRTQSAELGGRSTLLHLSDADSGIEITKAHPGSLPQFITGRSTLLSNLFRDEVALRNARLAAERITAKNVELRTARGIDPVHLAVGLASWSIEDVSHAAPVLLRPLAIRRHHTDFELKLHGTFLVNPELLRALRTHFGIALDGTALAAHAYDEGVFKPQPVIDHLRALTASIDTFTVHPRLVVSTFADVGSAMERDAADLDHPILNALAGHPADRESLSFRRDVPAAANPDERAPAADTLLLDADAEQEAVLARIAAGHSLAVHTLPGTGGTQTVINTVGSLVREGKRVLVVSARRSTIEGVRHRLAGIGLDGLAVSPRHVRRDLIRAIGRNEKAEQPRVSDIDDALVRLRGVLRDYRGAVTQQHPSLGASTLDVLGALTALAAKSPAPSTAARFDVRTLERLAAARPTAAAKLAAAARLGEFRFGPDDSPWYGVSFATTEAARSAHVLAARLHRHDVPSLLERGYELIAQTRMRPFRTISELGVYLRVLQGIRDSLDRFSPTVFERPLGELIQAHGPRRDAPQMTSTNRRRLKRLSREYVRPGVHIADMHEALVRVQHQRTEWQRYVAAGVIPEVPLGLGDVHVAWQRVDADLTDLDSILSRTGAERLATLPVKTLVRTLAGLAAESDFFDNLVERATLRSELAALGLEPLLLEMSVRHVPEDRVGDELEFAWWQSALEHLLRTDRALLGANTAVVDRLERDFRLVDEAHAAASGPLLAAQLATQWRIGIVDEPGEAEALKRALKDGISAPEELIAVAPTLMRTLAPVWLASPYDVPMIPDRFAFDVVVIADAAALCLAEAAPALRRARQVVLFGDPVTQKPTPFRVAAGAPLEGEPEEPPFDSVSVFERLSELVPVETLTRSYRAGGEDLAELVNGAFYGGEIVSLPWAGSYLGRGSLSVDYVEGGTGAPDPISGAVESPNAEVARVVTLVVEHAVNRGSESLMVVTASSKHAERVRAAVDAAFAGRADVADFVSRDTAEPFAVLSLEESVAESRDRVIFSLGFGLTKHGRVLSDFGDLSTPDGERLLTVGMTRARRSMVIVSSIRPSSFDDGRLEHGAATLMGILGGIAARGRDARLEDLADPLTLALARELRRLGVSVDVHYRGLLPLVAQYDGKAVVAESDPETVGESLRESLRLRPQILRRLGWHYVRVHSFDLYSDPAAVATRIAALLGVEPQAPTVDTDTQPIDVPE, translated from the coding sequence ATGGGCCGGGAGGATGCGGCGACCGCGGTGACCGTGAACCCCGGAGATCTCGGCTTGGCCGAACCCGGGGTGACCGTCATGCACGTGGCCGAACCGGAACGCGATCGGCTGCGCACACAGTCCGCGGAACTGGGCGGCCGTTCCACGCTGCTGCACCTCTCCGACGCCGATTCCGGGATCGAGATCACGAAGGCGCACCCGGGCAGCCTGCCGCAGTTCATCACCGGCCGCTCCACTCTTCTGTCGAACCTGTTCCGTGACGAAGTGGCGCTGCGCAACGCGCGTCTCGCGGCCGAACGGATCACCGCGAAGAACGTCGAGCTGCGCACGGCGCGCGGCATCGATCCGGTGCACCTCGCGGTCGGACTCGCGTCCTGGAGCATCGAAGACGTGTCGCATGCCGCCCCGGTGCTGCTGCGTCCGCTGGCTATCCGTCGCCACCACACCGACTTCGAACTCAAGCTGCACGGCACCTTCCTGGTCAACCCCGAGCTGTTGCGCGCCTTGCGTACGCACTTCGGCATCGCGCTGGACGGCACCGCGCTGGCCGCGCACGCCTACGACGAGGGCGTCTTCAAGCCGCAGCCGGTCATCGACCATCTGCGCGCACTGACAGCCTCCATCGACACCTTCACCGTGCATCCGCGGCTCGTGGTGTCGACGTTCGCCGACGTCGGGTCCGCGATGGAACGGGATGCCGCAGACCTGGATCACCCGATCCTCAACGCGCTCGCCGGCCACCCTGCCGACCGCGAGTCGCTGTCGTTCCGACGCGATGTGCCTGCGGCCGCCAACCCCGACGAGCGAGCCCCCGCCGCGGATACCCTGCTCCTGGACGCGGATGCCGAGCAGGAAGCGGTCCTGGCGCGCATCGCCGCCGGGCATTCGCTCGCCGTGCACACGCTGCCCGGGACCGGTGGCACCCAGACCGTCATCAACACGGTCGGATCCCTCGTGCGCGAGGGCAAGCGCGTGCTCGTGGTCAGCGCCCGTCGCTCCACCATCGAGGGCGTGCGGCACCGGCTGGCCGGCATCGGCCTGGACGGCCTGGCCGTGTCGCCGCGGCACGTGCGGCGCGACCTCATCCGCGCGATCGGTCGCAACGAGAAGGCCGAGCAGCCGCGGGTCTCCGACATCGATGATGCCCTCGTTCGCCTGCGCGGCGTCCTGCGGGACTATCGCGGCGCGGTGACGCAGCAGCATCCGTCCCTCGGCGCGTCCACGCTCGACGTCCTCGGCGCCCTGACGGCGCTGGCGGCGAAGAGCCCGGCGCCCTCCACCGCCGCCCGATTCGACGTGCGCACACTCGAGCGCCTCGCCGCCGCCCGCCCGACGGCCGCGGCCAAGCTCGCGGCGGCCGCCCGCCTCGGAGAATTCCGCTTCGGTCCCGACGATTCGCCTTGGTACGGGGTGTCCTTCGCCACCACCGAAGCCGCGCGGTCGGCGCACGTGCTGGCTGCCCGCCTGCACCGCCACGACGTCCCGTCGTTGCTGGAGCGCGGATACGAACTGATCGCCCAGACGCGGATGCGCCCGTTCCGCACGATCTCCGAGCTCGGTGTCTACCTGCGCGTGCTGCAGGGCATCCGCGACTCGCTCGATCGCTTCAGCCCGACGGTCTTCGAACGCCCGCTCGGTGAACTGATCCAGGCCCACGGCCCGCGGCGCGATGCTCCGCAGATGACCAGCACGAACCGGCGCCGGCTGAAGCGGCTGTCGCGCGAGTACGTCCGCCCGGGCGTCCACATCGCCGATATGCACGAGGCCCTGGTGCGCGTGCAGCACCAGCGCACCGAGTGGCAGCGCTACGTCGCGGCCGGCGTCATCCCGGAGGTTCCCCTGGGCCTGGGCGACGTGCACGTCGCGTGGCAGCGCGTGGATGCAGACCTCACCGACCTCGATTCGATCCTGAGTCGTACCGGCGCCGAGCGCCTCGCGACCCTCCCGGTCAAGACGCTCGTACGGACCCTGGCCGGCCTGGCGGCCGAGTCGGACTTCTTCGACAACCTCGTCGAGCGCGCCACACTCCGCTCCGAGCTCGCCGCTCTCGGCCTCGAGCCGCTGCTGTTGGAGATGTCGGTCCGCCACGTCCCCGAGGACCGCGTCGGCGACGAGCTCGAGTTCGCCTGGTGGCAGTCGGCGCTGGAGCACCTGCTGCGCACGGACCGGGCGCTGCTCGGCGCGAACACGGCTGTCGTCGACCGCTTGGAGCGCGACTTCCGACTCGTCGATGAAGCCCACGCGGCGGCATCCGGCCCGCTGCTCGCCGCCCAGCTGGCGACCCAGTGGCGCATCGGCATCGTGGATGAGCCCGGCGAAGCCGAGGCGCTCAAGCGTGCGCTGAAGGACGGCATCTCGGCGCCCGAAGAGCTCATCGCCGTCGCACCGACACTGATGCGCACGCTCGCGCCGGTTTGGCTCGCGTCGCCCTACGACGTGCCGATGATCCCCGACCGCTTCGCCTTCGACGTCGTCGTGATCGCGGATGCCGCGGCCCTCTGCCTCGCCGAGGCCGCACCGGCGCTGCGTCGGGCTCGTCAGGTCGTCCTGTTCGGCGACCCCGTCACGCAGAAGCCGACCCCGTTCCGCGTGGCCGCGGGCGCCCCTCTCGAGGGCGAGCCCGAGGAGCCGCCGTTCGACTCGGTGTCGGTGTTCGAGCGCCTCTCCGAGCTCGTGCCGGTCGAGACGCTGACCCGCAGCTACCGCGCCGGCGGTGAAGACCTCGCCGAGCTCGTCAACGGGGCGTTCTACGGCGGCGAGATCGTGTCGCTGCCGTGGGCAGGTTCGTATCTCGGCCGCGGCAGTCTCAGCGTCGACTACGTAGAAGGCGGAACCGGCGCGCCCGATCCGATCAGCGGCGCCGTGGAGAGCCCGAACGCCGAGGTGGCGCGCGTCGTCACCCTTGTCGTCGAGCACGCCGTCAACCGCGGCAGTGAGTCGCTCATGGTCGTGACCGCGAGCTCGAAGCACGCCGAGCGCGTCCGCGCCGCGGTGGATGCCGCGTTCGCCGGCCGTGCCGACGTCGCCGACTTCGTCTCGCGCGACACCGCCGAGCCCTTCGCCGTGCTCAGCCTCGAGGAGTCGGTCGCCGAGAGCCGCGACCGCGTCATCTTCTCGCTCGGCTTCGGCCTCACCAAGCACGGCCGCGTGCTCAGCGACTTCGGCGACCTGTCCACGCCCGACGGTGAACGACTGCTGACGGTCGGGATGACGCGTGCCCGCCGTTCGATGGTTATCGTGTCCTCGATCCGCCCCTCGTCATTCGACGACGGGCGCCTCGAGCACGGTGCCGCGACGCTCATGGGCATCCTCGGAGGCATCGCCGCCCGCGGCCGCGATGCCCGGCTCGAGGACCTCGCCGACCCGCTCACCCTCGCGCTCGCCCGGGAGCTGCGCCGTCTCGGCGTCTCGGTCGACGTGCACTACCGCGGACTGCTGCCCCTGGTCGCCCAGTACGACGGCAAGGCCGTCGTCGCGGAGAGCGACCCGGAGACCGTGGGGGAGTCGCTGCGCGAATCGCTGCGCCTGCGTCCGCAGATCCTGCGCAGACTCGGCTGGCACTATGTGCGCGTGCACTCCTTCGACCTCTACAGCGACCCCGCCGCGGTCGCCACCCGGATCGCCGCCCTGCTGGGCGTCGAGCCTCAGGCCCCCACGGTCGACACCGACACGCAGCCGATCGATGTCCCCGAGTGA
- a CDS encoding histone-like nucleoid-structuring protein Lsr2 — MARKIVHQLIDDLDGTVIEIGSGESVHFSLDGVAYEIDLTAENAAALREAFEPYVSAARSISSARRTSSASARPRRRSGQQDYSAIRSWAKSNGFQVSERGRVPASVIEAYEAAH; from the coding sequence ATGGCTCGCAAAATCGTTCACCAGCTCATCGACGATCTCGATGGCACCGTAATCGAAATCGGCTCCGGAGAGTCCGTGCATTTCTCTCTCGACGGCGTCGCCTATGAAATCGACCTGACCGCGGAGAACGCAGCCGCGCTGCGCGAGGCATTCGAGCCGTACGTCTCGGCGGCGCGCAGCATCTCCTCGGCCCGTCGGACGAGTTCGGCATCTGCCCGCCCGCGGCGCCGCTCCGGCCAGCAGGACTATTCCGCGATCCGCTCGTGGGCCAAGTCCAATGGCTTCCAGGTCTCCGAGCGCGGCCGGGTACCGGCATCCGTCATCGAGGCCTACGAAGCGGCGCACTGA
- a CDS encoding FmdB family zinc ribbon protein has product MPTYAYACKNCGHRFDAVQSFADPTLTECPECKGELRKEYGSIGVTFNGSGFYRTDSRAAAGGSTSSSVPAASSSGSDSSSSSASSKSEAKASTATSAT; this is encoded by the coding sequence ATGCCTACCTACGCCTACGCCTGCAAGAACTGCGGCCACCGCTTCGACGCGGTCCAGTCCTTCGCCGATCCGACCCTCACCGAGTGCCCCGAATGCAAGGGCGAACTGCGCAAGGAGTACGGCTCGATCGGCGTCACCTTCAACGGCTCGGGCTTCTACCGCACCGACTCTCGCGCGGCGGCCGGCGGATCGACCTCCAGCAGCGTGCCGGCGGCGAGCTCTTCGGGTAGCGACTCGAGCTCATCTTCGGCATCATCGAAGTCCGAGGCGAAGGCCTCGACCGCAACATCCGCAACATGA
- a CDS encoding methylated-DNA--[protein]-cysteine S-methyltransferase, with protein MTEFRFRVTPSPIGDILIVTGDDGIVTLHPFEGPVGFELQRVGLELSGHIVPDESVAEEAVDQLDEYFDGERTAFDLHLDWRLVRGFTRDALQAVIDIPFGETASYGEVAISAGSPRAARAVGTACANTPFSIVVPVHRVVRSDGSIGEYGGRPDIKRFLLELERDADV; from the coding sequence ATGACCGAATTCCGCTTCCGCGTCACCCCCTCCCCCATCGGCGACATCCTGATCGTCACCGGCGACGACGGCATCGTGACACTGCATCCGTTCGAGGGCCCGGTGGGGTTCGAGCTCCAGCGTGTCGGCCTCGAGCTGTCCGGCCACATCGTCCCCGACGAGAGTGTGGCGGAGGAGGCCGTGGACCAGCTCGACGAGTACTTCGACGGTGAGCGCACGGCGTTCGACCTGCACCTGGACTGGCGCCTCGTGCGCGGGTTCACGCGCGACGCGCTCCAGGCCGTCATCGACATCCCGTTCGGCGAGACGGCGAGCTACGGTGAGGTCGCCATCTCGGCCGGCAGTCCGCGCGCCGCGCGGGCCGTGGGCACCGCGTGCGCGAACACTCCCTTCTCCATCGTCGTCCCGGTGCACCGCGTGGTGCGTTCCGACGGCTCGATCGGCGAGTACGGCGGCCGCCCCGACATCAAGCGGTTCCTGCTGGAGCTGGAACGCGACGCGGACGTGTAG
- a CDS encoding helix-turn-helix transcriptional regulator yields MVARTGSESDVQLLARSVAELTRRTRFPIGFGGLAREGDIHVTSIVGARSRSLDGLVVKSMRGLGGRASVEKRPRLAPDYRSARGITHDYDAAVLGEGIATLFAIPVVVAGATRGVIYCGSWAEESMGDAAVRPAFGVADELATELRVRDEVERRLALMPPTTEVPAFAPAAREELRESYVELRSIAASVHDEGLRARIQDLERRLAALSRGDQAAGAASGVRLAPREVDVLASVALGATNAEIATALGLREVTIKSYLASAMSKLDASTRHAAVAKARRAGILP; encoded by the coding sequence GTGGTCGCACGAACGGGCAGCGAATCGGACGTCCAGTTGCTGGCACGGTCCGTCGCAGAGCTCACGCGCCGCACACGCTTCCCGATCGGCTTCGGCGGTCTCGCGCGCGAGGGCGATATCCATGTGACCTCGATCGTCGGTGCACGTTCCCGCAGCCTCGACGGGCTGGTCGTCAAGTCGATGCGCGGCCTCGGCGGTCGCGCCTCGGTCGAGAAGCGACCACGCCTCGCGCCCGACTACCGGTCGGCCCGCGGCATCACCCACGACTACGACGCCGCCGTGCTCGGCGAGGGCATCGCGACTCTGTTCGCCATCCCGGTGGTCGTCGCCGGCGCCACCCGCGGCGTGATCTATTGCGGCTCGTGGGCGGAAGAATCCATGGGCGACGCCGCCGTGCGCCCGGCCTTCGGTGTGGCGGACGAACTGGCCACCGAACTCCGCGTGCGTGACGAGGTCGAGCGCCGGCTCGCGCTGATGCCTCCCACCACCGAGGTGCCGGCGTTCGCGCCGGCCGCCCGCGAAGAGCTCCGCGAGAGCTACGTCGAGCTGCGCAGCATCGCGGCGAGCGTGCACGATGAAGGCCTGCGTGCCCGCATCCAGGATCTCGAACGCCGGTTGGCGGCGCTGTCGCGAGGAGATCAAGCGGCGGGAGCCGCGAGTGGCGTGCGTCTGGCGCCACGCGAAGTCGACGTGCTCGCTTCCGTCGCGCTGGGCGCCACGAACGCCGAGATCGCGACCGCGCTGGGATTACGCGAGGTCACGATCAAGTCGTATCTCGCCTCCGCGATGTCGAAATTGGATGCCTCGACCCGCCACGCGGCGGTCGCCAAGGCGCGTCGCGCCGGAATTCTTCCTTAG
- the mscL gene encoding large conductance mechanosensitive channel protein MscL has translation MIKGFKEFILRGNVIDLAVAVVIGAAFTAVVNAIVSSIINPLIALVWKPDENGTIGFTVNGLWGPVTFPISDLINALIAFLAVALVVYFVFVHPMNIMKERAAAKAGVPDEPEAMPTETELLVQIRDLLEKQSPKV, from the coding sequence ATGATCAAAGGCTTCAAGGAGTTCATCCTCCGCGGAAACGTCATCGACCTCGCTGTCGCCGTCGTCATCGGCGCCGCGTTCACGGCTGTGGTGAACGCGATCGTGTCGAGCATCATCAACCCGCTCATCGCACTCGTGTGGAAGCCGGACGAGAACGGCACGATCGGCTTCACCGTGAACGGACTGTGGGGTCCGGTCACATTCCCGATCAGCGACCTCATCAACGCGCTCATCGCCTTCCTCGCGGTCGCGCTCGTCGTCTACTTCGTCTTCGTGCACCCGATGAACATCATGAAGGAGCGCGCCGCGGCGAAGGCGGGCGTGCCCGATGAGCCCGAAGCGATGCCCACCGAGACCGAGCTGCTCGTGCAGATCCGCGACCTGCTGGAGAAGCAGTCCCCCAAGGTTTGA